Proteins encoded by one window of Rutidosis leptorrhynchoides isolate AG116_Rl617_1_P2 chromosome 7, CSIRO_AGI_Rlap_v1, whole genome shotgun sequence:
- the LOC139859752 gene encoding uncharacterized protein, with amino-acid sequence MDSHVTSRDQSISLDDPTSTKIAQCTVACMYQAHIGGHWRTVTALWTKNIMNHSLNIFVDSVESNHRQNCKIDLKPWHFWGKKSYKTFEVDGFQIDVYWDLRSAKFSGSPEPCSEFYVALICDDEVVLLIGDLKKKVYKRSKTRPGADALLFSKKEHVFGKKSFTTRAKFDKNRDDYEIVVESSTVGPKDPEMWISIDGIVLIHIRNLQWKFRGNEIVMVNKQPIQVYWDVHAWLFMNPGSSHGVFIFKPDQPIAQSDKDDRQEGTEEKDNGGGNKYHSKSVQCSLFLYAWKIE; translated from the coding sequence ATGGATTCTCATGTCACCTCAAGGGATCAATCGATCTCACTAGATGATCCTACATCCACAAAGATCGCACAATGTACGGTTGCATGCATGTATCAAGCCCACATTGGTGGACATTGGCGTACCGTAACAGCCCTTTGGACCAAAAACATCATGAACCACTCATTGAACATTTTTGTAGACAGCGTCGAATCAAATCATCGCCAAAACTGCAAAATTGATCTCAAACCGTGGCATTTTTGGGGCAAAAAGAGTTACAAAACTTTTGAAGTCGATGGGTTTCAAATAGACGTATATTGGGATCTTCGTTCAGCAAAATTTTCAGGATCACCCGAACCATGTTCCGAATTCTATGTCGCTTTAATTTGTGATGATGAAGTTGTGTTGTTAATTGGTGACTTGAAAAAGAAAGTATACAAAAGGTCAAAAACACGACCCGGTGCTGACGCCCTTTTGTTTTCCAAGAAAGAGCATGTTTTTGGAAAGAAAAGCTTTACAACAAGAGCAAAATTCGATAAAAACAGAGACGATTATGAAATTGTGGTCGAAAGTTCAACGGTGGGGCCAAAAGACCCTGAAATGTGGATTAGTATTGATGGGATTGTGTTGATTCATATAAGAAACTTGCAATGGAAGTTTCGTGGGAACGAAATTGTTATGGTTAACAAGCAACCCATTCAGGTGTATTGGGACGTGCACGCATGGCTTTTCATGAACCCTGGTTCGAGCCACGGTGTGTTTATTTTCAAACCTGATCAACCTATCGCACAAAGTGATAAAGACGATAGACAAGAAGGAACAGAAGAGAAAGATAATGGTGGTGGAAACAAGTATCATTCAAAATCTGTACAATGCAGCCTTTTTCTTTATGCATGGAAAATTGAATAA
- the LOC139858537 gene encoding uncharacterized protein: MTKKQQKGSVSVDLKAFIHDHTQFFDKLIELIPAKFYLPVDEDSKPWVQGLSKVKRASLKQQTRENIKKSRRDRLDPEKSQTTTLDLLKKNISKIEETDKDSDDEDDDDEEEIETKVKPMPEFDGESSKESVSYEELQKRLHQKLEMLRANRGQGKRTMLMNERRKSGDFTDKKRKREDRDKRYGGKDGKNVTSGSEKGKEKVEADFEFGKVKLGDEEGSKKKVKKGSKVKELEKAQKLKEAKKENAEVATKYSWKTATEKAMGVKVHDDPKLLKRSLNKEKKRREKSAGKWKERVETQDKLREEKQAKRRGNIEERANQKKMRKIAKREKKLMRPGFEGRKEGYIGDKK; encoded by the coding sequence ATGACGAAGAAGCAGCAAAAAGGATCGGTTTCTGTTGATCTCAAAGCATTTATTCACGACCACACACAGTTTTTCGACAAACTAATTGAATTAATCCCTGCAAAGTTCTATCTTCCTGTCGATGAAGATTCTAAACCGTGGGTCCAGGGCCTTAGTAAAGTCAAACGCGCGTCTCTTAAACAACAGACACGCGAAAATATCAAGAAATCACGCCGTGATCGCCTTGACCCTGAGAAATCACAAACCACAACTTTAGATCTGTTGAAGAAAAACATTAGTAAGATTGAAGAGACTGATAAAGattctgatgatgaagatgatgatgatgaagaggagATTGAGACTAAGGTGAAACCGATGCCAGAATTTGATGGTGAAAGTAGTAAAGAGTCAGTTAGTTATGAGGAGTTACAAAAGAGGTTACATCAAAAGCTTGAAATGCTTCGTGCGAATCGAGGTCAAGGGAAACGAACGATGTTGATGAACGAGAGAAGAAAAAGTGGTGATTTTACCGATAAGAAACGGAAACGGGAAGATCGTGATAAACGTTACGGTGGTAAAGATGGTAAAAATGTTACTAGTGGTAGTGAAAAAGGTAAGGAAAAGGTCGAGGCGGATTTTGAATTTGGGAAAGTGAAATTGGGAGACGAAGAAGGGAGTAAAAAGAAAGTGAAAAAGGGTTCGAAGGTGAAAGAATTGGAGAAAGCGCAAAAGTTGAAGGAAGCGAAGAAGGAAAACGCTGAGGTGGCGACAAAGTATTCGTGGAAAACGGCGACTGAAAAGGCGATGGGTGTGAAGGTACATGATGACCCAAAGCTTTTGAAGAGGAGTTTAAATAAGGAGAAAAAGAGGCGGGAAAAAAGTGCGGGAAAATGGAAAGAACGGGTTGAAACGCAGGATAAGTTGAGGGAGGAGAAACAGGCGAAAAGAAGAGGGAATATTGAAGAAAGGGCGAATCAAAAGAAAATGAGAAAGATTGCGAAAAGAGAGAAGAAGCTTATGAGGCCCGGGTTTGAAGGACGAAAAGAAGGTTATATTGGTGATAAGAAATAG